A window of the Diceros bicornis minor isolate mBicDic1 chromosome 30, mDicBic1.mat.cur, whole genome shotgun sequence genome harbors these coding sequences:
- the LOC131394201 gene encoding olfactory receptor 7E178-like: MYLVTMLGNLLIILAVTSDSHLHTPMYFFFSILSMADIGFTSTTVPKMILDIQTHGRGISYVGCLIQLSSFNLFGCLDSVLLSVMAYDRFVAICHPLHYSVIMNPSLCSLLVLVSFLISLLDSQLHCLLMSQLTFCTNVEIPHFFCDPPQLLKLACNDASTNKILMYIIGAIFGGVPVSGILLSYTRIVSSILRVPSTSGRYKAFSTCGSHLSVVCLFYGTGLGVYFSSTVLHSSKKDAVASVMYTVVTPMLNPFIYSLRNRDIKRALQMFLRRTT; the protein is encoded by the coding sequence ATGTACCTGGTCACCATGCTGGGGAATCTGCTCATCATCCTGGCTGTCACCTCtgactcccacctccacacccccatgtacttcttcttCTCCATCCTATCCATGGCTGACATTGGTTTTACTTCTACTACAGTCCCAAAGATGATTTTGGACATTCAAACTCATGGCAGAGGGATCTCCTATGTGGGCTGCCTGATTCAGTTGTCTTCTTTTAACCTTTTTGGATGTTTGGACAGTGTACTCCTATCTGTGATGGCCTATGATCGGTTTGTAGCTATTTGTCATCCCTTGCACTACTCAGTGATCATGAACCCCAGCCTCTGTAGCCTATTGGTTCTGGTGTCTTTTTTGATCAGCCTTTTGGACTCCCAGCTGCACTGCTTACTGATGTCACAACTTACTTTTTGCACAAACGTGGAAATTCCTCATTTTTTCTGTGACCCTCCTCAACTCCTCAAGCTTGCCTGTAATGATGCCTCCaccaataaaatattaatgtacaTTATTGGTGCCATCTTTGGTGGTGTTCCAGTCTCAGGGATCCTTTTATCTTATACACGAATTGTTTCCTCAATTTTGAGAGTCCCATCAACAAGTGGAAGGTacaaagccttctccacctgtggctctcaCCTGTCAGTTGTTTGCTTATTCTATGGAACAGGCCTTGGGGTGTACTTCAGCTCAACTGTCTTACATTCTTCCAAGAAGGATGCGGTGGCATCAGTGATGTACACTGTAGTCACTCCTatgctgaaccccttcatctacagcctgaggaacagAGACATCAAGAGAGCCTTGCAAATGTTCCTCAGAAGAACAACCTAG
- the LOC131394602 gene encoding olfactory receptor 7E178-like, with amino-acid sequence MGLSDDPELQPLLFGLFLSMYLVTTLGNLLIILTISSDSHLHTPMYFFLSNLSLADVGFTSTTIPKMMVDIQTHSRVISYVGCLTQMSIVTLFGCLDSLLLTVMAYDRFVAICHPLHYSVIMNPHLSGLLVLVSFFISLLYSHLHSLMVSQLIFFMDVEIPHFFCEPSQLFHLACSDSSTNNILIYFLGAILGGVPLTGILFSYTRIVSTTLRVSSTGGKYKAFSTCGSHLSVVCLFYGSALGVYLSSAVSNSPRKNAVASVMYNVVTPMLNPFIYSLRNRDIKRAMQKLLRRTA; translated from the coding sequence ATGGGACTCTCAGATGATCCAGAACTTCAGCCTTTGCTCTTTGGGCTGTTCCTGTCCATGTACCTGGTCACCACGTTggggaacctgctcatcatcctgACCATCAGCTCtgactcccacctccacacccccatgtacttcttcctctccaacctgTCCTTGGCTGACGTTGGTTTCACCTCCACCACAATCCCCAAGATGATGGTGGACATCCAAACTCACAGCAGAGTCATCTCCTATGTGGGCTGCCTGACTCAGATGTCTATTGTTACTCTTTTTGGATGTTTGGACAGTCTACTCCTGactgtgatggcctatgaccggtTTGTGGCCATCTGTCACCCCTTGCACTACTCAGTCATCATGAACCCACACCTCAGTGGCCTGCTGGTTTTGGTGTCTTTTTTCATCAGTTTATTGTACTCTCATCTGCACAGTTTGATGGTGTCACAACTTATCTTCTTCATGGATGTGGAAATCCCTCATTTCTTCTGTGAGCCTTCTCAGTTATTCCACCTTGCCTGTTCTGACTCCTCCACCAATAACATATTAATCTATTTTCTTGGTGCTATCCTTGGTGGTGTTCCACTCACAGGAATCCTTTTCTCTTATACTCGAATTGTTTCCACCACTCTGAGAGTCTCATCAACAGGTGGGAAGTacaaagccttctccacctgtggctctcatctgtcagttgtttgcttattttatgGATCAGCCCTCGGGGTGTACCTCAGTTCTGCTGTTTCAAATTCCCCCAGGAAGAATGCTGTGGCCTCAGTGATGTACAACGTGGTCACCCCcatgctgaaccccttcatctaTAGCCTGAGGAATAGAGACATCAAGAGGGCCATGCAGAAGCTCCTCAGAAGAACAGCCTAA
- the LOC131394601 gene encoding olfactory receptor 7D4-like: MEARNHTEISEFLLLGLSEDPELQPLLFGVFLSMYLVTVFGNLLIILTISSDSHLHTPMYFFLSNLSFVDVCFISTTIPKMLVNIQAQRKDISYIGCFTQVYFFMIFAGMDNFILTAMAYDRFVAICHPLHYMVIMNPHLCVLLVLLSWFIIFWVSVLHILLLRRLTFCIGTEISHFFCELAQVVKSACSDTLINNITMYVVTAVVVIFPFTGILFSYSRIVSSIMRISSAGGKYKAFSACGSHLSVVSLFYGTGLGVYLSSAVTHSSQRSSIVSVMYTVVTPMLNPFIYSLRNKDVKGALGRLLSWADSSPT; encoded by the coding sequence ATGGAAGCTAGAAACCACACAGAAATCTCAGAATTCCTCCTCCTGGGTCTCTCAGAGGATCCTGAACTGCAGCCCCTGCTCTTTGGAGTGTTCTTGTCAATGTACCTGGTCACCGTGTTTGGGAACCTACTCATCATCCTGACCATCAGCTCTGAttcccacctccacacccccatgtacttcttcctctccaacctgTCCTTTGTGGACGTCTGCTTTATCTCCACCACCATCCCAAAGATGCTAGTGAACATccaggcacagaggaaagacatCTCCTACATAGGATGCTTCACTCAGGtctatttttttatgatttttgctGGAATGGACAATTTCATCCTGACTGCCATGGCCTATGACCGGTTTGTGGCCATCTGCCACCCGCTGCACTACATGGTCATCATGAACCCACACCTCTGTGTCCTCCTGGTTCTGTTGTCTTGGTTCATCATTTTCTGGGTCTCCGTGCTTCATATTCTACTGTTGAGGAGGCTGACCTTCTGTATAGGCACTGAAATTTCACATTTCTTCTGTGAACTGGCTCAGGTTGTCAAATCAGCCTGCTCTGACACCCTCATCAATAACATCACCATGTATGTGGTCACTGCTGTGGTGGTTATCTTTCCTTTCACTGGAATCCTCTTCTCTTACTCTCGGATTGTCTCCTCTATAATGAGAATTTCCTCTGCAGGAggaaaatataaagcattttccGCCTGCGGGTCTCATCTTTCTGTGGTCTCCTTGTTCTATGGGACAGGCCTAGGGGTCTACCTCAGTTCTGCTGTGACCCATTCTTCCCAGAGAAGCTCGATCGTCTCAGTGATGTACACTGTGGTCACTCCcatgctgaaccccttcatctacagcctgaggaacaagGATGTGAAGGGGGCCTTGGGAAGGCTCCTCAGCTGGGCAGACTCTTCTCCAACATGA